From Manihot esculenta cultivar AM560-2 chromosome 18, M.esculenta_v8, whole genome shotgun sequence:
CAGGGAAATTTAGTGGGAAAAACCTAAAAAGCATGTTACGTATCATTTGCATGCACTAAAGCTAAAGGAAACCTTGACTTTGCTGCAATGGGCATCCGTTTTTTTACGCCTGCAAGGAATCGAAACTGTTTCTGGGGGCCCTATCTGTGGATTCTCGTGCTTGCCTTCAAGGGACATGCTAAATTTTTCATTTGCTTTTTTCCTATTTTCTAATAGTATCTCAGTgcctttcaatttttaaatcgTAATTAATGTTAATCTACTTCTTCCCTTTCCCATATGTGCAATACATGTGATTACACTATAATCGTAATCATGTGAGAGTGTACATAAATATATGCTGCTAATATCATGTTAGCAAGTGTAAATGGTCTTTGTAGTTTCTGCTGATCAATCAATCAAGAATATAGTacccaaaaaattaaattaaaaaaaaaaaatcatatacccTCATATGTTCATCCTGTTTAATAAAGTCtcgtttatgtttttttttttttttttttttttttgggggggggggtggGTGGGTGCGGGgttctttatttcttttctatCAAACAGTGAAAAGCACACATGCAATCAATGCAATATATCTATGTGAGTGAGTAGCATCATCCTCTTTTCTTCATGGACTGCAAATGTTCAATATTGCCTAACTTTCTAGCAAAATAAATATTCTCCTTGTGTGGTGCAATTTGCAACAAGTCTAATCAAAATAGCTAGCTATTCTCACAAGCCAAGCCATTATGATCAACAGGCCATTGACGAAGATCACTTCATTTCCCCTGAAAAAGTCTCCAATGCAATTCCCAAACCCTCCTCCTCAACCTCAACCGCAAGCACATCTTCCTAAAAGTCCTTGTACGCTTGAATTACCTACCTCTCCTCACCTGGTCCTGGGAGAAGAAGTATTTCTTTTCCTTCACCACCAACACGGCTTGTACAAGGTTGACCTGCCCGACCTCTTCACCTGCGCAGGATGCAAGGAGTACGGCTCAGGCAAGAGGTTCACTTGCCAACAATGCGATTTTCAGTTACACGAGTTCTGCGGGTTGGTCCCTCAACAAGTGAAGGCCCATCCTCTCCACCTGCACCACCAACTCTTATTCTCTTCAAAACCAGGTGAATTTTATAGTTGAGTAAATAGCTGCGTAGTTGGATCATGATCGCATCGCTTATACCTATTATTATTTTGGTGTTTCAGTTAAAGGAGGTATTTTAAAATCAAAGTGTGATGTTTGTGGGAAGGCTACAAAAGGTTACACTTTCAGATGCAGCGCCTGTAGTTATCAGATGCATCCTTGCTGTGCTATGCTGTCCAGTGAAATTAACATTTCAGTGCATCCTCACCCACTAAGAATCCTGCCATCTGCCATTAGTTTACCAAATGGGGAACCTGGTCTTCTATGTGGAGAATGCAACAGAGCCAAGAGATCAGGCCGAGTCTATCGTTGCACGGTTTGTGAGTACCATCTGCACGCAGTATGTGCAAAGAATATGGTAAATGGCCTTCAAGCCAACGGCATTAAGGGCGTTGAGAAGCCCAGCATGCTGGGAACTGCAGCTCGGCTTGCCTCTCAGGTAATCATCGAATTCATCGGAGGGCTTATCGAGGGACTTGGAGAAGGCGTCGGGGAAGCTTTCATTCAAAGTGTTGCTAGGGGAAGGCGCCCTAGAAGACCTCCGATTGAATAATATATAAACTGCTAGCTAGCTTTAACAGGCTGATATATATGCAAGattggatttaaaaaaaaaaaagcatatatTAATGGGATTCCAGATGTTGGTGGATGATGGATGTGCACGTTCAGGGTGCCAGAAATATGTTGTGTGATTACTGAGTAGGCCATTGTGTATTTGCCAATTGCAGGTATATTAATATTACTGTATCAAATTGTATTGTATATTGATATATCATACTTAtccataaattaattatttattaactcTATGTTCTTACAGATAAATTACAAAACATATTCATGTGTACCGAAAAAATAAAGCATGAGATACTCAAATATTAGTCTTGAATTCTCATTTTATATAAAGAAAGTGCACATACACCAGGTAATATAGGCCTAATTTGTGTCCCCAATGCTATTTCGTAAATATAACGTTGAATTTCTCGATCTCGCTGTGCTTTATCCCTCCCAGCGCACACACCGCAATCCTCCCCAAAAAGAAAACAAGCGTCTCATGGTTATGCTATTTTACTGGTTGAATTTCATTTACCTTTTTCgaaatcaaaaaatttaaaaaaatttaatttaatttatttttatttaaaataaaaacctatttttttaatttataaaatttttattttttaaaaaataaaatattataattttataaaaactcattaaattttattctttcaaAATGAATAATGTGAAATAGATAGTGAACATATTTTGTTCCTTCCATCATTTCAAAGGCCTTTTTCCACCATTTCTTCTTAGAAATTTTATCGAGCCATCTACTTTATCCGAGAGTTGTCCCTAGAAGTTAGGTTTATAAAATGTCTATTGAATCTCGTGTTTGATTGCCCACCCTTTCTTGACTGCTCTTCTCTGGAATTCTTTGACAACTGTTCGTCCTATAAACATGATTTCGTGAGTTGTTCTTATCGAATAAGTCAATTAAAGTTTTTTCCTTCAGATTTCATTCTCATTAATATCGAAAGgggataatatataaaatataaggctCAATGACGTAACAACTATTTTCAAACCTTTAATTAATACTTAGAAGAACTCATTTCAATTGACTAGATTTTATTATACATGATCTAATAAGAATTAGATTGTAATACTATCCataatcttattttttatatgagaaATATAGCTCAATCACTCCCGCCTCATGTTTATacgatattttataaatttaaccgGTTCAATATTAATCAACTGCCCGTCATTAATTAGTCTTTTATAAATCTACCAAAAGTACAATTATTTTGTCAAAAAGACATTATAAACCTATGACGATAGGTACATATACTCCTGCAAAATGataataagaatttttttttttttaaataccatTTTGTATTCTACAACTTTAGTCTCTCCAAAAACAATATTCACTTCTATTTACTACCCGGGTTTATTAATTTTGGACCAAGTAAAGTTCATTGATTCCCTTTAAACTGTTTTCGCCTAAGTTGGATATCAAAATCACACTTAATCCTGATCTCAACATTGTCACTACAAAAATCGCAGTGTTGATTTTGGCTCATCCTTCACTTAATTGCTCTAGGACGTTAGATACATGTACCTCCTAtctttatatgaaaaatattatattttattattattttgaattaaaataataatcaaaagTAACTAGTTTGGCTACCATTTTTAATTTCACGTACAGCTCTAAGCTTGGGGTGGTATTTTGAGATGAAATAAAActgttagtataattaatattgtTTTCCAAAACAAAGTAGTttgaagaaattattttaattaaaaatatattaaactttAGATATTgcaatttaaataataacaatattattattattactattaaacaaaactcaaaaaagaaaatttaatccaCTCTTAAAATAATGGCCTAGTTGATTATGACATGTTTGTCCATCTAGCTAATTCAACTTCGATTTTTCTTGGCTCATAATCCATCATATGCAAACGGAACCTATGACCCTTGGTATCATTCATAACTAATCTTATGaggtgattaaaaaaaaaaatactaattctTAACCATTAATTTATAGAAAgatactttttctctttcttttgtttggaataaaaaatttgtttaatttaattaaattcttttttattaaaatttttatttgaaataaaaaaattaaaattttttttattatatatgaaaataaaattatgaatgattttatgaaaaatttttctcataaaattcttatttaaagtaaaaaaatttaacttaaaaatttttcattatttttgaaaataaaatcattaataattttataaaaaattatttaaatttttttcttataaaatcatTAATGCTAAATAAGGGATCATatgtttttttccttttcttataATTTAAGTTCATTCAACCTTCCTTTACTCCCACAAGTAGTGGAATGCCGCTTATTCTTCAAGGTCAAGGAAGGTCACTCCTTTCTCATCTAACAACGGATTTTCTCTCTTATTGAGATGGAATTAATAATGGCTCTTGTTGGTGCTTGTTAGTGGTTACTCTCAATTTTTGTTTCTATTTGATTTACGGTTCGAATAAGAATGCAACCGGATTTTAACGGTTTAAAaatggttttaattttttaacagttttcaatattatttttgttatgtttttcaTAAATCAGTTTTCATTTAAATCGAATAAAAATGCAGCCGGATTTTAACTGTTTAAAaatggttttaattttttaacagttttcaatattatttttgttatgtttttcataattcaattttaatttaaattaaatttaaattttaaacagttaatttaat
This genomic window contains:
- the LOC110608150 gene encoding diacylglycerol kinase theta is translated as MINRPLTKITSFPLKKSPMQFPNPPPQPQPQAHLPKSPCTLELPTSPHLVLGEEVFLFLHHQHGLYKVDLPDLFTCAGCKEYGSGKRFTCQQCDFQLHEFCGLVPQQVKAHPLHLHHQLLFSSKPVKGGILKSKCDVCGKATKGYTFRCSACSYQMHPCCAMLSSEINISVHPHPLRILPSAISLPNGEPGLLCGECNRAKRSGRVYRCTVCEYHLHAVCAKNMVNGLQANGIKGVEKPSMLGTAARLASQVIIEFIGGLIEGLGEGVGEAFIQSVARGRRPRRPPIE